Below is a genomic region from Pseudopipra pipra isolate bDixPip1 chromosome 6, bDixPip1.hap1, whole genome shotgun sequence.
tttaaatatatatatacactaaagaaaaacttttaaattaatatctAAAAAGTTTCAGGTCAGGTCCAGCAGGGTGAGTGCAACCTTGACCTAAAGATGGCCCTTCAGGGATCTATGGGAGATATGCTTTGGGATGAGCAGATTCTCCAGCCAGGCCACCACGAACACAAGGAGCAATAGTGGCGATGCCTATCACTTGATCCCTGAGCAGCTGGAGGTACCAGAAAGAATTCCTGGGCCCATCTGAAATGGCCACAATGGCCATGAGAGtgtgaggggaaaggaggatgAAAGTCATCTTTGTAGGCCCCCTGGCCATCactgcaggctgtgctgggcagacTGCTGAGAGGGGAATGCTGATGGCAGAGTGCTGCTGCAAagggttttcctttccctctctctgtcgACATGCTCCTCACTTTTTGCCTTGCGGTAGGAGGTGCTTGTCTTTGACCAGCTGTGAGCCCCCCAAGCACAGCTGTGTGCAGGAAGACTTCTTTCAATGGCCGTCGTGCAGCATTCTTGAGAGCCGATGTCCCAGTTCACGGCACTCGTTCATTGCCTGCGTGTGGGCGGCCGGATCCTGTGCCAGGTGATGGAAGAGGTTGGGCGGCTCGGCGTTTTTGACATCCGTGGGCAAGAGAATCTCTTGAGGAAATGTCCGGTTGCCCACAACAAAGTGGTCAAGGCGCTTCTCCTCCAGGGAGCCACGCAGGTACTCCATGGTATCCTCCAGCCGCCGCCGGAAATGCCTCATGCGCCACCGTGACACGGGTATGGTGTTCAGGAGGTGCATCACAATGGTCTTCAGGGTATAGGTGGAGAAGCCTATGCCCAGAAGAGCTCGGGCCAAGACATGCAGGCACTTGAGGTGCCAGTTGTTAAGTGGAGACTGCCGGGCAATGAGCTTAAAGAACTTCATCTCTGCCACGGCGTAGGTCTCAGGCCACACTATGCTTGGGGTGAAGAGGGCCTCTGTATGCTGGCTGCTCACGTAGATGTCTGAATTGCCTTCTTGCACTCCAAAGAGCAACTCAACCATCAGGCTCTTTCTGCCTCTGGTCAGCTTGAATTTGCAGCAGCGGCTGGAGGGCAGCAGCACTAATTGCCAACTGTGTGACTGAGGCAAAGCCGGCCAGGCCGCTCTCACCAACTGGTAGAACCAGCGGGCAGTTTTCTCCACATCCAGGTAGGAGCCAGTGCAGAGGGTGTTTAGGAAGTTGGGCTCCTCGTTCCTCCTCTGCTCTTCTTCTGGGTGGTGGTGGAGGGAGCACAGCACGTTgtcatcctgctgctcccttgggCAGGTGCACACCGGCTCCACGCGGATGAAGAAGTTCCTGCCGGGCAACTGCCCTGAGGTGTCCATCTCCAGATGGAAGGTGTACCCCAGGGGAGGATTGAGAGGTACAAGGAAACGGTACACAGCATCCTCCTCCCGGGGACTCCAGCCTTCAAAGGCACTGCCCACCCCGATGGCTCGTTGCGGCACTGGGTATGAACTGTCTGACAAGAGGTGTCCAAAGAACACCGTGAAGTTCTCCATCAGGAGAGTTGTAATCACTCTACCTTCCATCAGGCGGTCTAGGTTCTCCTCTAAACGCTGTCTCAGGTTGTGGGGAATAATATCCTCTTCTACTTCATTTGCAACATCGTGGTCTTCTCCTTCAATTGCATCAGCGTTGTTGACTACCCAAATAATCGCATCAcggttttcttccccttcattTCCACCACCATCACCATCTCCTGCCCCCTCCTCCCGGCCATTGTTTTCTGGCTCGCCGCTTCTTCTGCTGCGGATAAACCACAGCCACAAGAGGAGGCCCAGGACTCCAGCCAGAGCCCAGAAGTCCCCCTGTTGCaaggcagcccagagcagggctccCCAGGCCCTGACACTGCgctccaggctgctctgctccagctcctgcagcagccgaGTCATCTCTCTGTCCAGGAGCTTTTCACGCAGCTCCATGCGCAGACGGGTGACCTCATCCAGCCCATCACCCACCATCTGTGGGTACTGGATGAGGGCTTGCAAAAGCATGAGAAGAAACATTGTAACAGCCATGgcctgcaggaggagagagagaaggggttGAGTGGGGttgaaagggagggaaggagcgAGAGGTGAGGGGAGTATGAATGGGAGCAGCGGGGatgtggagcaggaaggagaggaccccagggcagctggcaggcagcaaggcctgtcccactgccccagcagcagcagcaccactcgGTGCCCCAGGTGTTCTGGTGAGGGATTGGCCCTGGATGCAGAGGGAGAacccagccccagggacagtGTTTCGGCCCCGGCCCTCGCCCAACGCAGCCTCgcccctgtgtgtgtgcactcaCCACTTGTCCAGGCTCGACTGGAGCAGCGTTACCTGCTGGGGCCATCTCTAGCTGCCCCCATTGTGACACAatgcctgtgatgtcacaagagcCACATCACATCACAGCCAGGCCAGCCCCGCCCTTCGTCCCCACCCTGGCTCAGCAACTTCCAGTGGCCCTGGTGTAATGCTTAAGGCTGCCTTGGAGTTAATCTTCTTCCAAGAACTtccattctcctttcttttgcatttattaTCATCTGTTCCTCAGTGGCAGTCACATGGAAGAGCCATGTTTGAAGGGACCATTGAGGGTGTTGGAGTGCAAGGCCTGACTCCACACTGCTTGAGCTGAAGTTCAATCTCTGAGTCACggaggttggagaagaccttgGAGATCTTTTGTCCAACTGCCAACCTTACACTGAATATTCCACCaataaaccatgtccccaaatgACACATCAACAGAGCCTTTAAATGCCTCCAAGGGTGGGGAGTTAGCCTTTTCTCTGGGCACTCTGTTCCCAAACTTGATAAGCTTTTTggtgaaggaatttttcctagGATCCAATggaaatctcccctggcacaacttgacGCCCTTTCCTCTTGTCGCAGtgcttgttccctgggagaacaAGCCATCCCCCGCCTGGCTACCGCTTCCTTTCTGGTTGTTGTAGGGAACGATTAGGTCCCCCCGgaacttctttttcctcctgctaaACACACCCAGTGCTCTCAAACGCTTCTCATCAGACGTGTACACCTGTCACCAAAAATCCTCCAAAATCCATGCCACAATAAAACCCTCTAACACTGCATTTTTCCTGTTAGAAAGCAAGGCATTACTTTATTCACAATCCTGGGTGTGTCCATGTTCTACAGAATCCTGGCCACAGACACCAATGCAACTGTTTTTCAcctctttattaatttttaggaaagaaagaaacgAATGTTCATTGGTTCTAAATGACATAATTCCCTTTCATTGATGAGTAATCTCCCCTCTACTGGTTATTAATTCCTCCCTGTTCATGCAAATTAAGTccatatttttaatctttttattctggttttgccCCGGTACAGACTTTCCGTTACATATACCGAGTCTCCGTTAGTCTCTTCTTTATCTTCTGGTTTCTGTAAAACATCCTTTTGGTCCATATATTCTGCATGCTCGATTTCCAACTTCAGCAACGCACCTTTCTCTCCCTATCAGAGTTACTTTATCAAAACTGAAAGTTTCAGTATTTTCCCAAGCTGTGCTCCCACAATAGCAGCTCATGTCAAATGCTGCTCAATGCAAGCGGAAAGTGATTCAACAGACTGTGTATTATTAGTTAAAACAATTAATTAATGAGTTAATGAAACCGTTAGAACATTAGAAAAGAGATATCATTTCCAGCAGGGCCACTGTGGTTGCAGGACTCTGCTTTGCCACCCTGACAGAGTCTGGACACCTCAGTGTGGTTCTGTTTTGT
It encodes:
- the LOC135416390 gene encoding inositol 1,4,5-trisphosphate receptor-interacting protein-like 1, which produces MVGDGLDEVTRLRMELREKLLDREMTRLLQELEQSSLERSVRAWGALLWAALQQGDFWALAGVLGLLLWLWFIRSRRSGEPENNGREEGAGDGDGGGNEGEENRDAIIWVVNNADAIEGEDHDVANEVEEDIIPHNLRQRLEENLDRLMEGRVITTLLMENFTVFFGHLLSDSSYPVPQRAIGVGSAFEGWSPREEDAVYRFLVPLNPPLGYTFHLEMDTSGQLPGRNFFIRVEPVCTCPREQQDDNVLCSLHHHPEEEQRRNEEPNFLNTLCTGSYLDVEKTARWFYQLVRAAWPALPQSHSWQLVLLPSSRCCKFKLTRGRKSLMVELLFGVQEGNSDIYVSSQHTEALFTPSIVWPETYAVAEMKFFKLIARQSPLNNWHLKCLHVLARALLGIGFSTYTLKTIVMHLLNTIPVSRWRMRHFRRRLEDTMEYLRGSLEEKRLDHFVVGNRTFPQEILLPTDVKNAEPPNLFHHLAQDPAAHTQAMNECRELGHRLSRMLHDGH